A genomic window from Nicotiana sylvestris chromosome 11, ASM39365v2, whole genome shotgun sequence includes:
- the LOC104222904 gene encoding membrane steroid-binding protein 2-like has translation MALQLWENLKDSIFDYTGLSPTTFFTVVALGLALCYFVSGFFSSPDHVHHQRSRNFEEQMEPLPPPVQLGEISEEELKQYDGSDPKKPLLMAIKGQLYDVSQSRMFYGPGGPYALFAGKDASRALAKMSFEEKDLTGDISGLGAFELDALQDWEYKFMSKYVKVGTVKQTVVPVSDGTANIEHVEANNHDAKPAEGGASESVKPSENADLCNEASSDSIPAETVNKFDGDTDKQE, from the exons ATGGCCCTGCAGCTATGGGAAAACTTGAAAGATTCAATCTTTGACTACACAGGTCTTTCCCCTACAACTTTTTTCACAGTTGTTGCTTTAGGACTTGCTTTGTGCTATTTTGTCTCAGGGTTTTTCAGCTCACCGGATCATGTTCACCACCAAAGGTCTAGAAATTTTGAGGAACAAATGGAGCCGCTTCCCCCTCCTGTTCAGCTTGGTGAAATATCTGAAGAGGAGTTGAAACAGTATGATGGGTCTGATCCAAAGAAGCCTTTGTTGATGGCTATCAAAGGTCAGCTCTATGATGTTTCGCAAAGCAG AATGTTCTATGGACCTGGGGGACCTTATGCATTGTTTGCTGGAAAGGATGCTAGTAGAGCTCTTGCCAAGATGTCCTTTGAGGAAAAAGATCTCACTGGTGATATATCTGGGCTTGGTGCATTTGAGCTTGACGCGTTACAGGATTGGGAGTACAAGTTCATGAGCAAATATGTTAAGGTTGGGACTGTCAAGCAGACAGTAGTGCCTGTAAGCGACGGGACAGCTAATATTGAACATGTCGAAGCAAATAATCACGATGCTAAACCAGCAGAAGGTGGTGCATCAGAGAGTGTCAAGCCATCAGAAAATGCTGATCTCTGTAACGAGGCTTCATCAGATAGCATTCCTGCTGAAACTGTGAACAAGTTTGATGGTGATACTGACAAGCAGGAATAA